The genomic DNA TGAAAGTATAGACTAGAGCCAATCACGTCCATACATATCCTATATGAGGGCACAGATGTGACCATTTTCCTTAGTGCACGGATGTAACAAGCAGATGTGTGGTCCGTCGCATCCGCTGGAATATGAGggttattatttttatgataaaacCTTATCATTAGTGGAAAAACCTAGGTCCTTATCATTTGCCTGATAACTATATATTCCGTCTCCAAAAAACGAAAAATGAatactataatttttttttaaatcaaattatattCTCCCCTTTTGACTTTTGTTCACGATGCAACTAAAAAATCAGAACTTGTGGAACCCAGCGTctgaaaatgaatttttttttaataaaggaGACTAATGAGTTTAATATAAGGTAAACAAATAAAACGAAATaaaatgacatatatataaaaattgaactcaaaatctcttaattttaaGCCATAATCTTGTGTCACTATGCATTAACCTCGTTTCCTCTGAAAATGTACAAATTAACTATTGGCAACTTCATTGATGAAACTCCACAAGATTTGGCCTAGTTGTTAGGGGGAGCTCATGTATCCACTCGATCTCACATTCGAAACCCCTCGAAATTTCCGGAGCGcttttggcgtgattacccaATCAGTGTGCCTCTGCGGGTTCACGGAATCCCGGGAATTAGTCAGGCGAAGCTCGAACACCCCGgattaggggaaaaaaaaacttcattGATGATTACAATATTTATTAGGGCATATAGATACTAAAATTTGATTCTTAATATCTTGATGACTCCccataatattgaaaatatggatTGTGAGAAAATTACAAACCATCTTTCCAATATCGAAAGTGGTCCTTCAAAGTCGAAATACAATATCTTATAAATCAGATGCATATGGACGCCAAGTGGCACAGATGATCCACCATACGATACGTACATACGAAAAGCTCCAAAATTGCCGTGGTCCTTCAAAGTCGAAAtacaatattttataaaactgCTCTTTTATTTTCCTACCTTAGGAGCTTCAACAACAATGGCTATCTTTCCCACTTTGACGAATAGTGCTCTTTGTGCCATTCTTCTGaccatcatcatcgtcatctATATCCATACCTCCAGGAAAATTACCAGACGACAGAACCGAATCAGATACAACGGCGGCGGAAAGAAACTCCCGGAACCGTCAGGGTCATGGCCTTTGCTGGGTCACCTCCCTCTACTTGGATCAGATGCCCTCCTCCACCGGGTGTTCGGAGCCATGGCGGATTGCTATGGTCCTGCCTTCTCAATCCGACTCGGGGCACACCAGAACTTGGTGATTAGTTCCTGGGAATTGGTCAAGGATTGTTTCACCACAAACGACAGGGTCTTTGCGACGCGTCCCCGATCCTTGGCTGTCAAGTTAATGGCCTATGACCACGCCATGTTGGGTTTCGCTCCTTATGGCCCTTACTGGAGGGACATGAGGAAGCTCGCAGTAGTTGAACTCCTATCGAACCACCGGCTTGAGCAGCTCCGCCCTGTCCGGGAGACCGAAATCAATCTCTTCCTCAGGGACTTGTACAAGCTGTGGGTGAAGAACGGGCATTGCCCAGTCCAGGTGGAGATGAAGGAGAGGATCGAGGACCTGACAATGAACATCGGAGTATGGACTATTGCAGGTAAAAGGTACCGGAGCACTGGAGGCGGTGATGAGGAGTTGCGACGAGGCCAAAAGGCTTTGGCGGACTTCTCTCAGCTGGTGGGGCAGTTCGTGTACTCCGATGCCATTCCATctcttggatggttggataTGATAAACGGTTCAACCAGTTAAGTGCGTGATGAGTATTTTCAGTTTATGGTGAGTCGAATTTGCCGTAACATTAAGTTTATGACTACTGCGTCTGGATAGGTAAGATGAAGAAGACGGCGAAGGAGCTAGACTGGGTGCTTGGGAACTGGGTCAACGAACATCGGCATCGACGCAAGAGGGACACAGCCAAGATCGACGAGACTGGACGAGACTTCATGGATGTCCTGCTCTCTTCCTTGGATGAAACTAAACTGCCCGCCCATGAGATTGACACTATCATCAAGGCTAATTGCTTGGTAGGTGAAATTAAGTCTTAAACACTAATATTTCTGATTGATGATTCATGTGGAATCCGCCTGGCAAGAGGACAGCGCCACGGCAGTTGGCCGGTGCCCCCATTGCCCTAACCTTATGATGTTCCTCGAGATATGGCACTGTCTTGGACTTTGAACAGGACCTTTATAGCTTTCCGAAAAATGGGAAGTCCTAATCCTTAAATTGCCTGTGGCAGAGTCTAATGTTAGGGGCCAACGACACCACAGTTGTGACTCTCACATGGGCAATCTCCCTGCTCCTGAACAACCGTGAGGCCTTAAAGAAGGTCCAAGATGAGCTCGAACTTCATGTTGGACGGAACCGCCAAGTGGATGAATCAGACATCCCGAATCTAGTCTACCTGAATGCCGTTGTCAAGGAGACGCTCCGTCTCTACCCGGCGGTCCCACTCTCCGTACCACGGGAAGCCATGGAAGATTGCACAATTGGCGGCTTCCATGTTCCGGCAGGCACCTGCCTCCTTGTTAACATGTGGAAGATGCACCGTGACCCGAGAATCTGGTCAGATCCATCCGAGTTTCGGCCTGAGAGGTTTGTCTGATGCTTTCCAACAgcttatatatagtaattttCATGCTGGTTTTCTTGTCTAAGGCTCACTTTGAATAGACGATAACCTTCCAGTTATAATTACACGTGAGAGAACCACTCAAATCAT from Punica granatum isolate Tunisia-2019 chromosome 2, ASM765513v2, whole genome shotgun sequence includes the following:
- the LOC116196737 gene encoding xanthotoxin 5-hydroxylase CYP82C4-like, which codes for MAIFPTLTNSALCAILLTIIIVIYIHTSRKITRRQNRIRYNGGGKKLPEPSGSWPLLGHLPLLGSDALLHRVFGAMADCYGPAFSIRLGAHQNLVISSWELVKDCFTTNDRVFATRPRSLAVKLMAYDHAMLGFAPYGPYWRDMRKLAVVELLSNHRLEQLRPVRETEINLFLRDLYKLWVKNGHCPVQVEMKERIEDLTMNIGVWTIAGKRYRSTGGGDEELRRGQKALADFSQLVGQFVYSDAIPSLGWLDMINGSTSKMKKTAKELDWVLGNWVNEHRHRRKRDTAKIDETGRDFMDVLLSSLDETKLPAHEIDTIIKANCLSLMLGANDTTVVTLTWAISLLLNNREALKKVQDELELHVGRNRQVDESDIPNLVYLNAVVKETLRLYPAVPLSVPREAMEDCTIGGFHVPAGTCLLVNMWKMHRDPRIWSDPSEFRPERFMTTHESLDVKGRDFEYIPFGSGRRMCPGVSFAMQVLHLALARLLHGFELGTLLDLKVDMTVSPGLTMPKATPLEVVLAPRLPSTCY